The genomic segment TTAGATTTAGGTTATGATCCTGTACCACACCTAATTCACATGCAATGATTTTCCTCGCTCTCTTCGTTTCTCAGGATTGGGAGAAGGCGATAAAAAACTGGTATAACGAAGTTATGGACGTAGATGCCAAGATAGCTGCTGCTTTCATACCCCACAACACCAAGAAGATTGGCCACTACACTCAGGTATGCGATCTCATCCTCCACCTCAGATCTTACCTATCACAATAAAACTTTATCATGATAAATCATATCGAATAACagttaccttctttttttttatacattcatCTGCATATAGCCTCTCCTGCAGTAGACTAACTACCTCCAGTACCTTATGCTCTTTTCACCCACAGCTTATCTGGGGAAACACCAAAGAGATCGGTTGCGGTATCGTTTACTATGCGACGGAGCGGAAAGgattctattttccttatagTATAACCTACGTGTGTAACTACGGTCCTTCTGGCAACTTTATAAACATGCCTTTCTACGAGCACGGGCCGGCCGCCACCAAGTGTCCTGGGAAGGTGTCAACGGAATACAGTGCTCTCTGCGCCTAACGAGTCATGGTTTCAAATAGGAGTAACCTGTCCCTGTCATATCAACCATGTTTTGTGTTCCCGCCCCCAGCAAATCTTAAGTCTTGTTATTTACCGAGTCTCCTTGCAAAACTACCCTACTGACAGGTTGTAAGCAAATCAGAGGGCTTAAGATTGAGAGGAAGCTCAAAACCCAGTGGAAATTATTCCAATAGATTTACCAATTACTGACTGACCGTGACTATCCGTCAGCGACACCGCCTCACACTTCCAACCTCTACGTCATGAAAGGGCTGCTATAATGAGTGTCTCACGTCACTACTTGTTGCAGTCTTATAATACACTGCAGTTGTACGTGACAATGTTACAcagataagtaaaataaaatgtcAGAATATGTGGTGTAAATCATTTTCAAACCCAAATGGCAGTGCATAATGATACGTATACCATATTGCAGCTTAAGTGCAGAAATTCGAGATGGCTCGTCTTATTGCACATCTCAGGAACTTAGTTCCTTATTCATTCGCCTTCAGCCTATTCTAAAAGAGAAATCTTTAATGCATTcaggaaaaagcaaagttaaataagaaaaaaataattggtcATTTCCTTATAACAAAATCTTGCCCTAGGGTCACCAAACTTGTGGAACTTGTCAGCAAAGTAGTTTTTGGGCGGGgaaaccaaaatgctgaaaaacagcCACCAaaaattctagaaaattctCTAAAAATTTAGAAAAATTTCGATAAAAATGCAGAACACCACCTTCAGGTCTTTCATTTACATGCACCTCTTGCTGGGAAAGCGTGTTTTTTGGGTGGGGAGGGCCAAAACAAGCCATAGCAACCTGAATAATATAAGGACAAAAGCGGCCACTTTTGGGCACAATTTCCTAAGAAAATGAGTAACCAAGGGAGGGCTTGTCCCCAGGGCCAGCCTTTCCTAAATACACTAAAGTGACTAAACTATAACTAATTGACCTTTTGATTTTAGAATTGATTTGTGGATCACTCATAAATCAAAGAAATGTTTCGATATTCCAGTGTAAAGGTGATAAAATCCAACCGATCACAGTCACAATAATCGCGGCGACTTTTCTTTAGTGGTGTAGGATAGCAACTGGAAACATAGTATGTGGGAAGTGCAAATTTGTCACGGTAACGGCCCATTGGCTCGTGACGTGTGAGTCAAAGACGAAAAGCCAGTTCAGAGTAGATTTCAACAGttaagaaatacaaaatacaatatatatatatatatatatatatatatatatatatatatatatatatatatatatatatatatatatatatatatatatatatatatatatatatatatatatagtggcaCAAAAAACGGGAGTTATGGCAACACATCAGAATATTTAGTTGCGAATTTTAAAGGATAAATATGTTTGAATTAGGCAGTATGAAGCAGAAAGTCAACCTTCCATGTTCAGAAGCAGTTCACGTCTTCATCAAACATGGAAAGAAGTTAcctttttttagtattatttaAGAAAGAAGttactgtttctcctcttcttggtATTCTGTAATAACTTGTAGGTCACTGCAACAGCTGCAGTCACAAGTAGGTCTAACTTCTGTATCCATCTGAGAGGCCATGATCTTCACTTCGCGCTGTCTCGCTAGAACTGTGCATTGCCATGAGGCAGGACTGAATAGTGTGTGGGTGACACAGGCCGGCCTGTCCTGCCGGGTGTTCAGGCGGCCGGAGCATGTATGGGGCCTTTAATGAAAGGAGCTTGAATTTTCGGAGAAAACAGCCAAGCCACTCAGGCCAAGGGTTACGTCTTTACTGAGTGAGATCTGCTTAAACTTTATCTAATAAGAACTATTTTcagaggtcacagagatgaccaGTCGGGATCTTGTAATGATTTTACTTTTTCCCCACTGGGGGTACAGAATTCTTGTCAAGCTATCACCAGAATTATGAAAATATTCGTGAATACTtcaacaacttccactaaaaCTTgtttgataacacacacacacacacacacacacacacacacacacacagagagagagagagagagagagagcttcttaGTGTCTTTTCTAAATTATTTTTCCCTCTGAGTATTGCAATGTAATTCTTCTATTCCACAAACCAACAGAAATTAATGTGTAACAtttcaagaagaggaggaagaagaaacatatGAAATATTCCCTCCAAAGAAGACTAACTCCTGCGGAATATTCGCCACTATGTATGAAACAATGTATTCTAGGATTTtgaagagtaacaaaaaaaaaaaaaaaaaaagatggataagTAATGTAATATAGCCGAAATGCTGCAAGGTTCCGAACACCACGTCAACAACCGGTAACTGTTGACATGCTCCAAAGTTTTGGTAGTTACAATAACACAATAGTATAACAATTTGGATGTGTTCGGAAGACCTAACACTACTACCGAGTGAGGATGGGGTGGCCCATTCTTCAGTCCCTTTCAAAACGATACTTCCAAGCCAGCTGGGGGCTGCCACTTGCTGCTGTTGCAAGGAAATTTGGCTCCGAATACAAGTCATCCGAAGATATCACTGACTGCAACCAGAAATCACACCCATGGAATGTTATGTTCTTTGGGACAGATGACTTCTCCCTTAAGAGCTTGGAGATGTTGCACATGGAACAGCAAAGAGGGTAGGTGTCTTAGTACTGCTTCCACTTTGAGATTTTGTCGTTTCAGACAGTATAACACGCaaagttttggtaatttttctcTAAAAGGACTGTATCCTAACCTCCACCCAACAAGCCTTGTTAAACCGACTGGAAAGCGTAGTTTTAGAGTGGGGAagtatagttattattattatacatattcGCCCGTctcatggcaaaaaaaaaaaaaatatatatatatatttcatctcCTTAGGGGCTGGACCCTCTAAAATTGAAACTAACTGCTGGTACATAAATCTTTTTATGTTTGAGCTTGTGGACTTAACTTCAAAGTGGCCATACTATTAGTTAGGATTTTGGCTTTTCAGCCTTAATATTGGTAGCTTCAAAGTGGCCATACTATTTGTTAGGATCTTGGCTTTTCAGCCATAATATTGGTTCCTGAATATTATTTCCTTTAAGCATGTATTTCTAATAGAGTTAAACATTTGTATGTATTGTCAGGTATTCCCTGAAGTTGTTTCACTGATGTTTCTGTCTTATGTTGTGATTTCTTATTTCTGAAGTGAAAGTGGACTTGGGCATGGGATTAATAACATCAACAGAATTTCTTACATCAGTCTTGGAGCTCTTGGGATTCATTTTTGAGCTTGACTATGCTACAAAAATAATTTTGGACAAGGAGAGGTGGATGTTCTGCTGTGGCCATTCCTTTGGGGACTCCTGGAGAgtgaggagtaaaaaaaaaaaaaaaagactgaaagatAGGCAGACTATACTACAATAAAACAATTGCTTCAGTACTTCAGTGGAAAAGATTGTCAAAATGTGCAAGTGAGGCTGAGCCATGAATTCTGCATCATTGTCAACTTTAATGTGATAAGTAGAAAAAACATAGATAGCAAGATAGACTATgctacaataaaataaatgcttTAATGTTTCAATGGAAAAGGTTGTAGAAATGTGCAAGTGATGCTGAGCTATGGATTCAGCACCATTGTCaactttaattaatttttatctttaatcTTGCAGAGGATTGATAAAAAGATTAGATGTTGTATCAGTGGCCCTGAAGAAGTCCCTGACAGCTGTACAACATTACTGTCAAAAGGAGGGACTTCAAGTAACTGATTGGCCAGTGACAGTACcacaaagaaaatatgatgtTGGTATTGTGGCATCTTTTGGACACCTCATTCCTGCATCAGTCATCAGTGCCTTCCCCATGTAAGTGAGGTGAGATTCTTATTTTTAAATTCAGTTTTACTTTGTTTACATTAGTGTTTTATgaatttttaaattttgtttaacACCATACACAGGGTATAACACAGGTTTCCGGGGATATTTGCTAGtggtgaaagtacaggttatttTAAATCAAAAAGGTTCTATGCTCCACAGATTTGATGcaaatttattaattttctcttgcAGAAGTTCTGTAAGAGGGAGTACATCATTAGTGATGTCACTCttttgaaaagaaaattaactggaGCTGCCAGATATTCTTGTATGAGGTGAGGGAGCACTATTGCCACAtaaacagtagcaacagcacTCCTCTGTCTCATGAAAGAATACTTCACAACTCCAATTGATTTTCCCATCGATGGAGAGGTGTTACTTATGATACACTGCCTCTCCAGGCATGAGAAACTGGTAGTGTTAATCTGGCCCTATCCCCTTTGTCATTAATGTTTCTCTCATTGCACTGATTTAGGCTATGAAAACACATAtttgaatatataaaaatttgtTAAAgaattgtttcctcatttttttgaACCTGCAATTATGAACAGGGGAATTGTTAATGTACATGGGTCCCTGTTACCACGGTGGAGGGGGGCAGCACCAGTCATCCATGCTCTGCTAAACCAAGACCAGCAGACTGGGATCACCCTGATGAGGATTGCACCCTTCAGGTTAGGTTTtgaaatttattttttaatgaaagAATCTGAATTCTGTTGTATGAAGCTAAAGCTTAGTGATCAAATGGTAGTATTTATAtagtaaaattttttttaactatttggTAACATGTAAATTCCCTTAGGATACTTTATCAAACATCTAATTAAGAGTGGTGACAACTCTACAAGGACTTCTGTTATTGTGAATGGATGTTTTTCTGTAGTGGATTGTGATTGTTGTAAATAATTCTGAAACTTTGGGTTCTATGTTATGGAGGTACCCCTTTAAGAGGGTTACTGTTGCCTCTATTCATGGTAATGCTGTTGTAACCACCTTGACCTGACTAATCTCCATAGATTTGAGAGAAAGCTGATGGCCAGTACATTGTATTCTCTCCACTACATACTTAAATATAATGAAGACaccaacacctacacacacacacacacacacaggtcagaAGTCTTTGGGCAAACTTCTTTGTAGTGTAATCCCTGTTCACTCAGCAGTAATTAGGTACTTGGTGTAAGTCAGGATTTGTTGCTCAGGTAAGAGaaacaaactgaaaagaaaaaaacacacatgggATGGCCTGATCATCCTGGGCCTTGTATACCAGGTTGTTGGCACCATCTTTCAGCTACAGTATCAGATTGTAAGATACTTCCTTAGGGTTAATGTATACTTAAGATATAATATGTATGTTAGTATGTAAGTTAACTTGTAACATGTGGAATTTCAGTTGTAAggctgcaagattaataaacaatattattattattattattgcacacACCACAGATTCTCTAAGACTAAACTAAAATCCATCATTGCTCATAGATCCTCATTAGGCACAATTGTATGAGGGTCAGTAATAAAAGTATACCCAGTTTTCCAATAGCATAACTGTTTTACCCTTGTTACAAATTAATGTACAGATAAAATTTTCTGTTGAGGTTCTTAAGGCCAAATTCCTGTGATGTTTTCAAAACTGTTTTCCATTTAGTTTTGTCTTGAGAAATCTCTCTCACTTCCAAATTCAGTTATCTTGCATGTATGAATTCAATACAGTTTAAACTAATGTATACTTGATGATGTCAGGTTTGATGTTGGACATGTGATAAGCAAGGTAGTGGTGCCAGTGGAGTGGAACATCAAAAGCAGAGAGTTGACAGCACAACTGGCAGAGATGGGAGCTCAGGAGCTATTGTCTATCCTTCCTAATCTTCCACAACACCTCAGAGAAGCTTGCCCTCAGTCATCTGAAGGGGTTACAAAAGGCAAGTATACAAGATATACTGGTTTGATTTGAGCAATGGCCACAAATAGGAATGAAGTGGAATTTTGAGGGTAGAGTCAAAGTACTATTTTTGAAGTATATGCTAGTAGATAATATGGTgaaattctttctttatttaatatttttaataACTTACttgtaaataaatgtaaactTGTAATTAAATGGCATGATGTACTTTACTTACCATAAATTGGACATTAAACAAAATTTTCTTTCAGCCCCTAAGGTTAATGAATCAGCATCAAGGGTATGGTGGGACAAGTGGTCCTGCAGTGATGTTCAGGCTCATTACCGTGCTTTGGATGACTACATACCATTGTGGTCACTCTGGCAGGAAACACCTATCAAGCTGAGGGGTATGGTGATGCAGAAGAAATGGTCCAGTAACAAGAGAGATGTTGAAATGCTAAAAGAGTTTCTACAAATTAATAGAGGTGGAAGTGTAAGGGAAAATACAGAAAGTGAATTTATAGATAATGTACATAATTGTTATAGAAGTGATTCTGCAGCAAAAAATAATTTTGTGGTGAAAAATAGTACTAAGGCTCATCTTTGTGATAATATTGATACCCATAGCCAAAAAATAGTTGAAAGAGAAGTGCCAGGGAGTGTGGTGTATAACAGGAAGGCTAAAGAAATTAGGGTTTACTGCAGAGATGGCTGGGTCGCATTTCAACATGTAGTGCTGAAGGGGCGCAAACTCATGACTGCCCAGGACTTTTACAATGGCTTCATGAGCAAAGTTTCTAAAGATTTACACAGGTTCAcctaatacatatatatataccttactGCAAAGTGAGAAAGATTTGAGATATACAAAGCACTAGGGGATATGAAGGTAGGAAAGGCTTCAGGCATTAACAAAATGTTGAGTCTTGAATATGGGAGAGGTGTATTTGTGGAATGGATGCTTCACATATGTAATCCAGTGTGGAAGTAAGGTAGGGTGCCAGGAGAATACTCATCATTGTTCCATTTCACAAATGAAAATGATCCCCATAGTTATAGAGGGACAAGCTTATTCAGTGTATCCAGGTGTATGGCATGATTTTTAAATGAGCCTGATGACAACGGTGgaagaaatgtaaagaagacAGGAAACATTTATGAAGGATAAAGGATGTGTGGACCTAAGAAGGCAAGGATGACAGAAAGGTGGGATGTGTTGGATTTATGGAGTAGATTGGTATCTGCTTAATTAGAAGACAGGACATTGAGAATGTCAGTGTAATTTTATGACAGAATAAAATGAATGTTTAGGGATTGGTATTGGAGTAACACTGGTGTGGTGCTGTTCATTATGCACATGGATGGTTGTATCAGAGATGAAAGCcagaataaaagataagaataCCAATAATAGCTTGAATGATGTGCAACACAGATAATGCTTACACAGATAATGCATTGCTAATGACAATGTAAAATGTTGGAAAAAGCAAGGTGAAGACTTcaaaaaggtgagagaggagcTGGTTGATTTTATTAATTCTTATATTATAGTAAGCAGTGTTGGGGCTGGCTTGTGTAGTACCCTGGGCAAACCTCAACTTTGTTGCTCCCCTACCACTCCATCTATAAAATcaacatatttattttataatttttgaaGACCATTAAAATTACACCAGCAAACATAATGTTACAGACTGTAATGGTACAGTAATGTAGCTAAGTGATAGGGATAATCCTGTCAAATCAGTTCTAGTGGGTGCTCTATGCTGTCCCCATGGCAGTGCTGCCCTGGCCAACTGCCCATGCTGACCATAGCAAAATCTGCCCCTTCTAATGTGAATGCAAAGTaaggaataaattaaattaTCAGACTTTAAGGATGTAAAGCATGAAAATTAAAGGTCTTgtgagaaatgggaaatggattTTAAGTACAAAAGAAGAATGCAGGGATATTGTGGATttgatgagaaaaagaacaatgaaaggTGCACATCTCATGTGAATAAAAATTATGAATGGGAGAGGAGATAGCAAGTGAAGTTTTTGATCATGCATTACTGTAATGCCAGTGGCTTGTGTATTTCCATCTGTTCATTTATGTAAATACACTCAAGTTACACTGGCACCACCACATGAGTGGGTTTCCACTGCCACTTCATTGACCTATGTCTGGCCTTGCCATTCTATCATACAAGTACACTTTATTAGTTTGTCTCTTCTCCACATCTTGCTGTCAAAACTCCAGCAATATATATTGAAGAACAATTGTGTTAACTTACCCTGACAGTAGTACAATGCTGAAGacagctttaaaaaaaatatcttactGATATAAAGCTCTTACAATGATACGAAGCATTTTTTTCACATCGTTATACTCGTACACTAGTTGGCTGCTCAGGACTCAGCTCTTCAGCAGCTTGGAAGTTCTTGCTGGCTGTGGGCGTCACAGGTGGCTGATCTACTCGAGTACCCTTGGTATAGCATGTAGGTGCAGCTTTTAGTTCTGTATGGGACAATCCTTTCCTCTGCTGTCATGTACTTTCATAGAAAGAGGTGCAAGCAGATGACATTCTAAATTTTcccattcactcaaaaattgTATCTTTGGACAGCTCTAACTGGCACCAGCATCCTGGATCCAAATCATCACTGATCATCTTTATTCCCACAGCCCATTCCCTTCTGAAATCAATGTGAATCCCCTATTACATATTTAATTCctaactcctactactactaatgtgcAGTGCCAATCACAACTGGAAAATTATTCTGGTGGTGGTTTATTCTCTCATTTGGGGAGTAGtgttaatgatattgatgattaACTTTATTAGCATTTATTTAGCATATGTAACAAATGCAAAGCCAGTATCCATATTCAAGCATTCTTTGAAAAGTAAGGTACATCACTGAATTCCATAAAGAATTAAAACATACCTAGAACAGATACCCTTTAGTGCTGAAATTTGTCTGAGGTGCTGCAAATTTTGCATTGAAGCAAATACAGCTTGTGTATttgacattatttatttttttgtttatttatttattcatttttttctgcaaCAGCATGAAGATAAGGAGTCCTGACACATGGACTAAGCATGGACACATCAGCCAGTACAGAGTATTCATCAAATGAATTATGCCTAACAGTCCTTGCCACTGCAGAATTAATCCAGATATAACAAAAAATGCTCTCATCCACAAGTTGCTTGTAAATTAGCAAAATCATGACCTTCAGTCATGAGTCAGGGTCCCATTCATACATCTAAGGCTACTTTACTGGCATCATCACACGAACTTTCTCCTGTTGGAAAGCCAAATCAGTGTGGGAAGGGTACAAAACACGTAAGCCTCCATTTTCATCTTCCACCCTCACCTGCTGCACCACCACagctgcctcccctccctcagtGCTCTTAGAAGAGAGACCATTCTGCAGGACAGCCAGGAGGAGGGTATCTGCTATTTCTTTGGCTTTATTAAGGGAAGAGCTGCTGGTTACCTCCAATAAGACACTAGTGGTGTCCTGGGTTAtctgaaaaatatataattattatttatcataaaATAACaggatggtagtagtagtaatggtgatggtggtggtataatcATTACATACAGTATACATTACTTATACCACTTTGCCTGACTGTCAGTTCTACCAAGTGCTGGTACTTGTAGTAACTGTGATGGCTTATGGTTCTAGATGCAGTGCCTGCAAAAATTAGTATGCCACACACAAGCCTTACTGTATGAGTCCTCAATATATAAGAAACTGGTCAAATGAGCAGTGATTTTTAGGATATTTTCAATTTATTATTCAAAACCTGCTTCCTTTTATGCTGCAGAGCTAGTAATAGTTACTAAAAATAATATGGAGAAAGTGGAAGATCTTGGTTCAAAATATAGTAGCAGATGATTGCTACAAACTCCATGATCAATTTAATGCTGAGTCAATATGGGCCTTTAAATGAAGATCAAACATATCAAGATAAGGAAAACATGTGAATACAGATCTGAATGTTTTATACAGAAATGCTAGATGTAAGCAAGTGGCTTTTGCAGCTTTCCCTTTGTTCTTAAACACAAGTTATCTTGACATACCTTAGTACTGTCTGAGTTAgtgataggaggaagagagatcaCTTTTCCTTGACCATCTTCCAAACATGGCCACTGCTCCCAAGGTTCTAACATGTGTAGGAATCTGAGAAGAGTAAGAATGGTTTATAACTGATTCATATGAAAGAATATAGTTAGCTTTATAAGGGCCTTCACAGTATCTAATGAAATAAGTAGAGCTATGGCATTACTGAAGAAGACTTTTCAGTTTGTTGGTCATGGAATtatggtgtgagagagagagagagagagagagagagagagagagagagagagagagagagagagagagagagagagagagagagagagagagagagagattttctctccttcagccTTATTCACTTAATATACAGAGATCTGAGTTCTGAGTGATATTATTTTAATAATTTCTCAGATTtttgatagagaaagagaatgttatatttttttaaatcaatTGAAatgctcttctcatctctttcctaCAGCATCCTTCTCAATCAACAACTTGTATTAAATGCATGAAGCCAAACTGTGCTCCCCAGCATAGGTAAGGAGCCAAAGGCAAAAAAGGAGGTGAGGTTTAGAAGATAGGAAGGGGGGGAGGTGACATACTGCCCACCCGCCTTGCTCCACTGTCCACAATTAACAATGACATCTTAATGATCCTGCTTGCTGCATGTCCCTGAGGGTGCTAGTTGCAATCTAACTGTGGCATGATGTACACACTTTTCCAAGTGGTAGTGCTTTTAATATGGTGCTCTAAAAAGAAGTgtgggaaataaaaataaatgttgtaGCTTACACAACTGGGTGGCCACAACCTGCTGGAatggtcagtctctctctctctctctctctctctctctctctctctctctgtctttcttctcatctcctttctactcatcttattcctccctcccgttattttcttctttaataatttATGCAGCACA from the Scylla paramamosain isolate STU-SP2022 chromosome 17, ASM3559412v1, whole genome shotgun sequence genome contains:
- the LOC135108299 gene encoding methionyl-tRNA formyltransferase, mitochondrial-like, whose product is MGWPILQSLSKRYFQASWGLPLAAVARKFGSEYKSSEDITDCNQKSHPWNVMFFGTDDFSLKSLEMLHMEQQRGGLIKRLDVVSVALKKSLTAVQHYCQKEGLQVTDWPVTVPQRKYDVGIVASFGHLIPASVISAFPMGIVNVHGSLLPRWRGAAPVIHALLNQDQQTGITLMRIAPFRFDVGHVISKVVVPVEWNIKSRELTAQLAEMGAQELLSILPNLPQHLREACPQSSEGVTKAPKVNESASRVWWDKWSCSDVQAHYRALDDYIPLWSLWQETPIKLRGMVMQKKWSSNKRDVEMLKEFLQINRGGSVRENTESEFIDNVHNCYRSDSAAKNNFVVKNSTKAHLCDNIDTHSQKIVEREVPGSVVYNRKAKEIRVYCRDGWVAFQHVVLKGRKLMTAQDFYNGFMSKVSKDLHRFT